The following are encoded together in the Bactrocera neohumeralis isolate Rockhampton chromosome 6, APGP_CSIRO_Bneo_wtdbg2-racon-allhic-juicebox.fasta_v2, whole genome shotgun sequence genome:
- the LOC126763368 gene encoding protein phosphatase 1 regulatory subunit 7, which translates to MADGNSAENGALSDITKSDTSIDTISKTPSIGPPVETEIIEEPLPSIEDVVLIDPECLELDLNHHRIEKLENFEPLKCIERLYLRWNLIKKIENLDTLTTLLELELYDNQITKIENLDTLVDLEQLDLSFNRLTKIENVDKLVNLEKIFLCANKIQVIENLGMLTNLTMLELGDNKIRKIQNIEMLVNLRQLYLGKNKITKIENLDTLVNLECLSLQANRIVKIENLDKLVNLTELYLSENGIEIIENLNSNTNLETLDLAKNRLKSIDNVADLKELEELWLNDNSVSDWKNIENLKENTKLKTIYLEHNPVATDKMYRFKLRSILPWLEKIDATLCR; encoded by the coding sequence ATGGCAGATGGGAACTCAGCAGAAAATGGGGCATTGTCAGATATCACGAAATCTGACACCTCTATTGACACAATCTCAAAGACCCCATCTATTGGACCGCCTGTGGAAACAGAAATTATTGAAGAGCCACTTCCTTCCATAGAAGATGTTGTACTAATTGATCCAGAATGTTTAGAATTAGATCTGAACCATCATCGTATTGAAAAGCTAGAGAATTTTGAACCTCTGAAATGCATTGAACGTCTTTATCTACGCTGGAATCttataaagaaaattgaaaacctCGACACATTGACAACGCTCCTGGAACTAGAACTTTACGATAACCAAATCACTAAAATTGAGAATCTAGATACATTAGTAGATCTAGAACAGTTAGACTTGAGCTTCAACCGTTTAACTAAAATAGAAAATGTAGATAAATTAGTTAATTTGGAAAAGATTTTCTTATGTGCTAACAAGATACAAGTTATTGAAAACTTAGGCATGTTAACTAATTTGACTATGCTGGAATTGGGTGATAACAAAATtcgtaaaatacaaaatattgaaatgctgGTAAATCTACGCCAACTGTACCTTGGCAAGAATAAGAtaactaaaattgaaaatttggacACATTGGTCAATCTGGAATGTTTAAGTTTACAAGCTAATCGTATTGTTAAAATCGAGAATTTGGATAAGTTAGTTAATTTGACTGAACTTTATTTATCGGAAAATGGTatagaaattattgaaaatttaaattcaaatacgAATTTGGAAACTTTAGACTTGGCCAAAAATAGGTTGAAATCGATAGACAACGTTGCCGATTTAAAAGAACTAGAGGAATTATGGCTAAATGATAACAGTGTTTCCGActggaaaaatattgaaaatctaaaagaaaatacaaagcTTAAAACTATTTACTTGGAACACAATCCCGTAGCCACAGATAAGATGTATCGCTTCAAGTTGCGTTCCATTTTGCCATGGCTTGAAAAAATTGATGCCACTCTATGTCGGTAA